Part of the Chitinophaga parva genome is shown below.
GGGCTACATCCGCCAGGGGAATGGGGCCATACATGCGGATCAGCCAGTAGTGATAGTAAGCTTTCAGGAATTTGGCTTCTGCTATCCAGCGTTTTCTTTCCGTAACCGTTACATCCGGCGGCGTATTCACATTGTCCAGGAAGTTATTGCAGAAGCGGATGGATTGCCACAGGTTCAGGCCCTGGTTGTAGGCATCCCAATAATTGAGCAAAGGGTTTTCCGCGTTCTGGAAGCCCCGCAGCAGGTTAAAGCCCGCATCCTGGCCGGAGCCGCGGAAGCTTTGATTGCTGGGCAGGTCTATGGGGATGATCACTTCGCCGGAGGTGGTAAAGCCCGCATTGCGGCAAATGTCCGCCAGGCGTTGCAGGTTGGAATAGCAGTTGCCCAGCAGGTAGGCCTGTGCTTCATTCCGGTTGGTAAAAGAGCTGTTCAGTGTAGCCACGTTATCGGGCACAATGTCCAGGTACTTTTTGCAGGATATGATGGAAAAGGTAAGACAGAATAATAAAAATGGTTTGATCAAAGTCCTCATGGTCGTCAGGTTGTGATAATTAAAAATTGAGGTTCAGGCCAATGTTGAACACGCGCTGGATGGGGTAGGCAAAGCCCTGGCCGGCCATCTCGGGGTCCCACAGCTTAAAGTGGCTGAAAGTGAGCAGGTTCAGGCCATTGGCATAAATGCGCGCATTGTCCATGAAAGCCCTTCTGCTCAGGCGCTTTGGAAAGGTGTACCCGATCTCCGCAGATTTCAGGCGCACAAAGCTGCCATCGCGCATCCACCAGGTGCTTTGTTGCTCGTTGTTAGCCACGTCTGTAGCGGAGTAGCGGGGATACATGGCGTATAGGTCCTGGTTTTCCAGTGACCAGTGGTTATCTGCATATGCCTGCAGCAACTGGCCGTTGTTGACAAAGGGGGCTGTACCAAACTTGCCATAATAGAAGTCCACCTGCGATGTGGGGTTGATGAAAAAGCTCTCACGGGCCAGTCCCTGGAAGAAAGCACTGAGATCAAAATTTTTATAAGAGAGGGAGAAGCCGGCACCATAAATGATCTGCGGTACCGTGGGCAGGCCAATGGGTACCTGGTCATCACTATCAATAATGCCATCATGGTTAATATCGCGGTACTTGATGTCGCCACCCTGCGGAGGGTTGTTGCCAAACAGCTGTGGCGGGGAGTTGCGGGCTTCCTTATCATCCACGAAAAGCCTTTCCGCTACATAACCAAAGGGCTGGTTAATGGGTTTACCTTTCTGGAAGCGGTAGTCGTATTTATATTCCGGCTCTTCCTGGAAAATAGTTTTATTGGAGGTGGCCGTAAGGTTGCCCATCAGTTGTATGGACAGGTCCTTGGTAATGGCGTTGTTATAAGTAAGGTTCAGATCAAGGCCGCGCGCCGTGGCAATGCCCAGGTTTGCCTGCAGGTTGTCATTGGCCGTGTTTTCAATACCCACGCTCACCGGCATGTAGCCGCGGCGTATCAGGATGTGATCACGGTATTCATGGTAAAGTTCTGCAGTGATGTTTAAGTGTTTTAAGAAAGTAGCTTCTATGGCCACGTTCGATTTGCGGGAGCGCTCCCAGGTCACGTCCGGGTTGGGATATGCCTGGATGGTGGTGCCCCAGTAAGTATTGCCATTGGTGCTGCCAAAGGTCCCGGGCCAGGTACCCCTGCCCGCATCATCCGGTGTAACGCTGGAGAGGTAGAAGAAGCGCTGGCTGCCAATGTTATCGTTACCCACCAGGCCATAGCTGCCTCTCAGTTTCAGGCGGGTGATAACGTCTGCCACACCGCCCTGCCAGAACTTTTCGTTGGAGATCACCCAGCCGCCACCAATGGTCGGGAAGAAACCAAAACGGTGGTCTGCGGCAAAACGTTCAGAGCCGTTGTAACCAAAGTTGAATTCAAGAAAATAGCGGGAGTCGTAGGAATAAGACACCCTGCCGGATACGCCCAGGTTGCGGTAAGGCAGGGAAAGCAGCAGGGAGGGGACGTTAGTGCCCGGCTCATAAGCGTCGCCATACTGGGTTTGCTGGCGGGTGGCGATCAGCGTAGCACCCACGTTGTGCCTGTCAAAAGCATGGTTGTAATCCAGGGTGCCCTGCATGTACAGGTACGTGTACACACTTTTGGAAGACGGATCAGAGCTTATGCCCAGGAACTCCTGCGCTGCACCGGGACTGTCATTGATCCAGTCCAGTGTATAGTCTTTGGTGTGCGGATCATAGCTCTGTACCTGGTAGTAGAAGGGTTTGTAATTGCGGGTGATGGAAAAGTAGGAATAACGGTTGGTACTGAAAATACCATGGAAAGAAAGGCCTGGTATGAAATCCAGTTTCTGCGTCAGTTCAAACTGTGCAGACATCCTCGATTCCGAAAAGGTTTTATACCCATACATCAGGTCTGCATATGGATTGTCCATCAGGCTGCCGGTAAGGCGGTTATTATTGCCAAACAGGATATGCTTGGTGAGCAGGTTGGCACTGTCCGGTGCAAAGTAAGGGGCAAAGGCCACGGGATTTGCATGCAGTACCCTGGCATAAAGATCCGTGGAGAATCCGTCGTTGCTGCCGGTGATGGGGCCGGTGTAGTCATTGAAATTACCCCACAGGCGCACCACTACTTCCGTGGTTTTGGTAACGTTCAGGTTCACGTTGGCCCTTAGCTGGTAGTTCTCATATTTCATCCCGCTGTTAAAATTGTTCACAGGATTGTTCTGGAGAATACCATTGTCTTTTGAATAAGAGCCGGCCATGTAGTACTTGGCAAACTGGGAACCGCCGCTGGCGCTGAAGTTAGCGCGGTGGGTATTGGTCTGGTCTTTAAACAAAGTGCTCATCCAGTCCACCGCCGGGTAAATATAAGGGCTGCTGCCAGGTGCATGTTCCAGTGTTTGCTGGGTATTGTAAATGGCATTGGGCGTGTAAGGAGGTGTCTGGGAAGGATTGCGCGTGGTTACGGCTTCATTGTAACCTTTCATGTACGTAACAGGATCGGCCAGTTTAATGTTCTTTGTGGGCTGGGAGATGGAGTTCTCCACGCGCACATTAATGCGGGCCTTACCTATTTTACCTTCTTTGGTGGTGATGAGGATCACACCGTTTGCGCCCCTGGCGCCGTACAGGGCAGCGGCGCTGGCGTCTTTTAAAATAGAGAAGCTGGCAATGTCATCCACCTGCAGGCGGGCCAGGTCATTGGCGCTTAGCTCAATGTTGTCTACCAGTATCAGCGGGGAGCTGCTATAGCCCAGGGTGGTTACGCCGCGGATAAAGAAATTCGCATTGTCCATGCCCGGCTGGCCGCCCCGCTGGAAGGAGATCATACCGGCCACCTTGCCTGCCAGTGCAGTGGTAAGGTTGCTCGATGGCACTTTCAGCTCTCCCGGCTGGATGCTGGTCACGGAACCTACTACCGCTTCCCGCCTTTCTTTGCGGCCAAATGCGGTCACCACCACTTCCGAGATAGACGATGCCGCGGGGATCATCCGGAGATTGATGACGCGCGTTTTTTCGGTGACCATGATGTTCTGGTCTACAAATCCCACGGAGGAGAAATGCAGTAAAGAACCGGGAGCTA
Proteins encoded:
- a CDS encoding SusC/RagA family TonB-linked outer membrane protein, which translates into the protein MNMIHVYLKRAVTTWFPARKAVFCLLFICCCCLNNTASGQNTITVTGTITDSSGNMLNGVSVINTAKKNAGTYSDVHGKFVLDVAPGSLLHFSSVGFVDQNIMVTEKTRVINLRMIPAASSISEVVVTAFGRKERREAVVGSVTSIQPGELKVPSSNLTTALAGKVAGMISFQRGGQPGMDNANFFIRGVTTLGYSSSPLILVDNIELSANDLARLQVDDIASFSILKDASAAALYGARGANGVILITTKEGKIGKARINVRVENSISQPTKNIKLADPVTYMKGYNEAVTTRNPSQTPPYTPNAIYNTQQTLEHAPGSSPYIYPAVDWMSTLFKDQTNTHRANFSASGGSQFAKYYMAGSYSKDNGILQNNPVNNFNSGMKYENYQLRANVNLNVTKTTEVVVRLWGNFNDYTGPITGSNDGFSTDLYARVLHANPVAFAPYFAPDSANLLTKHILFGNNNRLTGSLMDNPYADLMYGYKTFSESRMSAQFELTQKLDFIPGLSFHGIFSTNRYSYFSITRNYKPFYYQVQSYDPHTKDYTLDWINDSPGAAQEFLGISSDPSSKSVYTYLYMQGTLDYNHAFDRHNVGATLIATRQQTQYGDAYEPGTNVPSLLLSLPYRNLGVSGRVSYSYDSRYFLEFNFGYNGSERFAADHRFGFFPTIGGGWVISNEKFWQGGVADVITRLKLRGSYGLVGNDNIGSQRFFYLSSVTPDDAGRGTWPGTFGSTNGNTYWGTTIQAYPNPDVTWERSRKSNVAIEATFLKHLNITAELYHEYRDHILIRRGYMPVSVGIENTANDNLQANLGIATARGLDLNLTYNNAITKDLSIQLMGNLTATSNKTIFQEEPEYKYDYRFQKGKPINQPFGYVAERLFVDDKEARNSPPQLFGNNPPQGGDIKYRDINHDGIIDSDDQVPIGLPTVPQIIYGAGFSLSYKNFDLSAFFQGLARESFFINPTSQVDFYYGKFGTAPFVNNGQLLQAYADNHWSLENQDLYAMYPRYSATDVANNEQQSTWWMRDGSFVRLKSAEIGYTFPKRLSRRAFMDNARIYANGLNLLTFSHFKLWDPEMAGQGFAYPIQRVFNIGLNLNF